One segment of Raphanus sativus cultivar WK10039 unplaced genomic scaffold, ASM80110v3 Scaffold0082, whole genome shotgun sequence DNA contains the following:
- the LOC108859838 gene encoding uncharacterized protein LOC108859838, translated as MGNYVSCALSKTTSSNSSSSSPAAKVILPDGGVRDINVQTKAAELMMEMPSHFLVDAKSLKIGRKLIPLSADDDLDVGGCHVYIAFPMTRVASAANASDMARLFMAGKKRLRSCDNRKVSPEEKEEDVRLITGTKLNLEDIEDFSAVEFMHRISVSKSKKPDLETIVEENVSL; from the coding sequence ATGGGCAACTACGTTTCATGCGCTCTAAGTAAAACGACTTCGTctaattcatcatcatcatcaccggCGGCCAAAGTGATTCTACCGGACGGTGGAGTGCGTGACATCAACGTTCAGACAAAAGCGGCTGAGCTCATGATGGAGATGCCAAGCCATTTCCTCGTTGACGCCAAGTCCTTAAAAATAGGTCGTAAACTCATCCCTCTCTCCGCAGACGATGACCTCGACGTTGGAGGCTGCCACGTATACATCGCGTTCCCCATGACGCGTGTGGCTTCCGCAGCCAACGCATCCGATATGGCTCGGCTCTTCATGGCCGGCAAGAAACGCTTGAGAAGCTGTGATAATAGGAAAGTGTCTCCAGAGGAGAAGGAGGAAGACGTCAGGTTGATAACGGGGACAAAGCTGAATCTTGAAGATATAGAAGATTTCTCGGCGGTGGAGTTTATGCATCGTATCTCTGTTTCCAAATCTAAGAAGCCAGATTTGGAGACAATTGTCGAAGAAAACGTGTCGTTGTAA
- the LOC108805326 gene encoding LOW QUALITY PROTEIN: universal stress protein PHOS32 (The sequence of the model RefSeq protein was modified relative to this genomic sequence to represent the inferred CDS: deleted 1 base in 1 codon) → MVKARTVGVGMDYSPTSKSALRWTAENLLDDGDTIILIHVQPQNAEHTRKILFEETGSPLIPLEEFREVNFSKQYGLAYDPEVLDVLDTLSRAKKVKVVAKVYWGDPREKLCDAVENLKLDSIILGSRGLGPLKRMLLGSVSNHVVTNATCPVTVVKAN, encoded by the exons aTGGTGAAGGCACGTACCGTGGGTGTGGGAATGGACTATTCTCCGACGAGCAAATCGGCTCTTCGGTGGACGGCGGAGAATCTCCTTGACGATGGAGACACCATCATCTTGATTCATGTTCAACCCCAAAACGCTGAGCACACCCGCAAAATCCTCTTTGAGGAAACCGGTTCAC CGTTGATTCCTCTGGAGGAATTTAGAGAGGTTAATTTCTCTAAACAGTATGGACTTGCTTATGATCCGGAGGTTCTTGATGTTCTTGATACTCTCTCTAGGGCAAAGAAg gTGAAGGTGGTGGCAAAAGTGTATTGGGGAGATCCAAGAGAG AAACTTTGCGATGCCGTCGAAAATCTAAAACTCGATTCCATTATTCTTGGCAGTCGAGGCTTGGGTCCTCTCAAAAG gatGTTGCTGGGTAGTGTGAGCAACCATGTGGTGACAAATGCAACATGTCCAGTCACGGTTGTTAAAGCCAATTAA